One stretch of Armatimonadota bacterium DNA includes these proteins:
- a CDS encoding RNA polymerase sigma factor, with product MASDDELIGRSLAGDRAAFDDLVLRYQDSLFRHLLVLSGHPQLAEDLCQEALIRFYRTLARFHRGWPVAPLLFKIATNLWRDGRRRRAAITTDSLDALPGDCAVEPEVVVLQRLQRGAIADAIARLRWEYRAVISLRYDQGLSYREIAQALRVSVGTVAAWLHRAVDELRAALDADAGEEVAR from the coding sequence ATGGCAAGCGACGATGAGCTGATAGGTCGTTCGCTGGCGGGCGATCGCGCCGCCTTCGATGACCTCGTCCTGCGCTACCAGGATTCATTGTTTCGCCATCTGCTGGTGTTGAGCGGACATCCGCAACTGGCGGAGGATCTCTGCCAGGAAGCTCTCATTCGATTCTACCGCACGCTGGCACGCTTCCATCGGGGCTGGCCCGTCGCTCCGCTGCTCTTCAAGATCGCGACTAACCTCTGGCGCGACGGCCGCCGACGACGGGCGGCCATCACCACAGACTCCCTCGACGCGCTGCCCGGCGACTGCGCCGTGGAGCCGGAGGTTGTAGTCTTGCAGCGACTGCAGCGTGGGGCGATCGCAGACGCCATCGCGCGCCTGCGCTGGGAGTACCGCGCGGTCATCTCGCTGCGCTATGACCAGGGACTGAGCTATCGCGAGATCGCGCAAGCGCTGCGGGTCTCGGTGGGCACAGTCGCGGCGTGGTTACACCGCGCGGTGGACGAGCTGCGCGCCGCGCTTGACGCCGACGCCGGCGAGGAGGTGGCGCGGTGA